CTGACACATGAATCAGGATGTCGCACGCGGATTTTCCAGCCTGTGCTGACTGCGACACAAAATCGGCTCGCGGATCATGAGCTATCGAAAACGCACTGCCGAGCCGACGCGTCATGAATGCCTATCCGTCCGAGCGTGACAACATCGTCGAGCGCGTCAACTCGCTCTGTCTGCGGCTGTTCGATGCATGGTGCGACACGCGCAGCGTCACCGCGCTCGCGTATCTGATGCATTGCTGGCCGATGATCGACAGCACGCCCGGCGCGCTGCGGCGTCTGGGCGAAACGATGCGCGACCTGCAGCGCTATCACGGCGATCAGCTCGACGACGAGGCTTTTCGGGCGCTGTGCGAAATGGCCGCGCTGATCGACGAACTGGTCGGGCGGCCGGCGCGCTCGGTGCGGCTGATGGTGCCAGGGGAAGTGCTAGGTGAGGTGCCCGGCGAGGTGCCGGAAACGATGGGGTAAAGATCGGACGTTTGAAACCCAGTATGGGCGCGGTAGACCGGTATTTGGCATCGAGTGCAGAATAGGACAACCAGAACGGCGGCACTCCCGGGGTGATATGGCTCTCGACAGGTTCGACGCATGGTGGAGCGGGCTCCGTTACGTGCGGCGCAGCGTGGTGCTGCGGCTGCTCGGGACGGTGCTCGCCTTCAGCTGCGCGATCACGCTGATCCTGACCGCGGTGCAGCTCTTCCGCGACTACGAACGCGGCTTCGAGCAGATCCAGAACCGTCTCGTCGATATCGACCGCAGCTATCGCGACAGTCTCGGCGAAGCGCTGTGGCGGCTCGATCAGCCGCAACTCAAACTCGAACTCGAAGGCATGCTGCGGCTGCGCGATATCCGCGCCGCGGAAGTGCGCGAGGTGCCACCCGTCAGTTCATCGATGGTGGTGAGCGTGGGCGAACGCGAGCACATGTCCGGCATGCGAGTCGCGCGCGAGTTCCCCATCATGTACCACGTGCAGGACAGGGTCGAGCAGATCGGGACGCTGTATGTCGAAGCGACGCTCGCCAATCTCTTTCACGACCTCACGCGCACGGCGCTCGTGATTCTCGTGAGCCAGGGCGCGAATACCTTTCTCGTCGCGCTGTTCACGTTTTACATTCTGTCGCGGCTCGTCACGCGGCATCTCGCGGCGATTGCGCGTAGCGTCAGCGATTACGACTTCCACGAGCCGCCTTCAGCATTCGTGCTGCAGCGCAAGCCGCCGCGCGAACCCGATGAACTCGATCGCGTGGTGTCGGCAATCAACGCAATGGGAATGCGCTTGCATCGCGCGTATCTCGACGAACGCGAAGCTGCCGTCGAGCGCGAAGCGCGGCACATGGCAGAAGCGGCCAATCGCGCGAAGGGCGAATTCCTCGCGAACCTGAGCCACGAATTGCGCACGCCGCTGAACGGCATTCTCGGCTATGCGCAGATTCTCGGACGCGACGACACGCTGAGTCTGCGTCAGCGCGACGGCGTCGCCGTGATCCAGCAAAGCGGCGAGCATCTGCTGACGCTGATCGACGAGACGCTCGATTTCGCGAAGGTCGAAGCGGGCAAACTGCGCATCGAGATCTGCGACGTGCCGCTGGAGGGACTCGTCGATACGATCCGCGAGATCATCGGCGTGAAGGCCGAGCAGCGGCATCTTGCGTTCGAATGCAGCGTCGCCGCCGATGCGCCCTGCGGCGTGCGTGCCGACGAACACCGCTTGCGCCAGGTGCTGCTGAATCTGCTGTCGAACGCGGTGAAGTTCACCGATGGCGGCGGCGTACGTCTGCTCATCGCGCGCGGCGAAAGCGGTGCGGTCCGTTTCGAGGTGCACGACACGGGCATCGGCATTCCCGCCGAGTATCACGAGCAGATCTTCATGCCGTTCGAACAGGCGGGCGGCGCGGAACGGCGCGCGGGCGGCACAGGGCTCGGGCTCGCGATCAGCCGCCAGTTCGTGCGCGCAATGGGCGGCGAGGTGAAAGTAGAAAGCGAAGTCGGGCGCGGCAGCGTGTTCTGGTTCGAACTGCCGCCCGCGCTCGTCGAACCGTGCGTGTCGCACGTCACAAGCGCGGCTGCGATCATCACGGGCTACGAAGGCCCGCGCCGCAAGGTGCTCGTGATCGACGACGTGCAGATCAACCGCGCGGTCATCATCGAACTGTTGACGCGGATCGGCTTCACCACAACGGAAGCGGCGGGCGGCGTGGACGGCATCGCGATCGCGCAGGCGGAAAGCCCCGATCTGATTCTCACGGACATCGTGATGCCCGGCATCGACGGTCTCGACGTGACGCGCCGTTTGCGCGCGATGCCGCCGTTCGCGCGCACGCCCATCATCGCCATTTCCGCGTCGCCGTTCGGCGTGGACGGCGCGAAGAGTCTGGAAGCGGGCGCGAATGCGTTCATCACCAAGCCCGTCGATTTCGACGTGCTGCTGGCGCGCATCGGCGAATTGCTCGATATCGAATGGATTCGTGCGGCCGTGCAGCGGGATGCCGCGCTGGACACGCCCGCGGCCTGTCCGGCCAGCATGCCCGCCGACGCAATGAGCGAACTGCACCGCCTCGCGCGCGACGGCAATATGAGCGGCATCGTGCAATGGGCGGAGCGGATTGCGGCCAGCGATCCGCCGCATGCCGCGTTCGCCGCGCGGCTGCATCAGCTGGCGCGCGCGTATCAGTCGAAGGCGATACTGCAACTGGTCGAGCGGTATCTCGAAGGGAACACGGCGTCATGAGCCATCTCGCCGCTTCCGCCGCGCAAACGGGGACGATCCTGATCGTCGACGATACGCCCGCCAATCTCGGCGTCGTGGTCGACAGTCTGGAGGCGCGCGGCATCCGCGTGCTGGTCGCGCTCGACGGCCTCGAGGCGCTCGAACGTGCCGCGTTTGCGCAGCCCGATCTGATTCTGCTCGACGTGAAAATGCCGGGCATCGACGGCTTCGAGACCTGTCGGCGCCTCAAACGTGACGAGCGCACGCGCGAGATCGCCGTGATCTTCATGACCTCGCTGACGGGCAACGAAGATCGTGTCGAAGGATTCGCGGCGGGCGGCGTCGATTACGTGACGAAGCCGCTGCGTGTCGACGAGATGCTCGCGCGCGTCGGTGTGCATCTCGAACTGCGCGCGATGCACACGCAACTCGTCGCGCAGAACCGGCAACTGCTCGCGGAAGTGGCCGTGCGCAAGGAAACGGAAGCGGCGCTCAAGCAGGCGCGCGACGATCTCGAACGGCGCGTCGCGCTGCGCACGGAAGAACTGGCGCGCGCGAATGCGAATCTGCAGGCGCAAATCGACGAACGCCGTCGTGCCGACGCGCGCTTGCAGGCGAGCGAAGCGCGTTTTCGCGCAATCGTCGAAACGAGTCCGGTGCCGTTGTGCATCACGTCGATGCCGGACGGGCGCATCCTCTACACGAACGAGCCGCTGCGCGCGCTGTTCGGCATGAATGCGGGCGTGGCTGCGAACATCGCTGATTTCTACGCAGACCCGCTGGAGCGCGAACGGCTGATCGATCATCTGCGAACGGAGGGCAGTCTGCGCGACACGGAAGTGCGATTCCAGCGTCCCGACGGCACGCGCTTCTGGGCGATGGCGACGGCGCGCGTTGCGACTTACGACGATTCCCCCGCGATCTACGTCGGCATGAACGACATCACGGGACGCAAGCAGATGGAACAGGAACTGGTCGAGTCGCGCGAACAGCAGCGCGAGCTGTCCGCGTACATGGAAGCGATCCGCGAAGAGGAGAGAAAGCGCATCGCGATGGAGATTCACGACGAACTCGGCCAGTTGCTGACGGCGCTCAAGATGGACGTGTCGCTCCTGAAGATGCGCCTCGCACACGACGCGGAAGCGACCAAGAAGGCCGACGACATGCGCGAACTCGTCGAAGGCACGATCTGGATGGTACGCAACGTGGCGAGCCATTTGCGGCCGGCGGCGCTCAACTTCGGCATCGTTTCGGCGCTGGAATGGCTCGTCGACGAATTCAACCGGCGCAACGCGATTCCCTGCGAACTGCGCATCGAGGGCGGCGAGCCCGTGCTGTCGGATGCGCACGCGACGGCCGTGTTCCGTATCGTGCAGGCGTCGTTGACGAATGTGGCGCGGCATGCGAAGGCGAAGCGTGTCGATGTGTCGCTCGTGTCGACGGCGGACAGGCTCGAACTGCGCGTGCGCGACGATGGCCGGGGCTTCGACCGCGAGGCGGCGCGCCGCGAGTATTCGTACGGCCTGCTCGGCATGTATGAACGCGCGCGGCTGATCGGCGCGACGCTTTCGATCGACAGCGCGCCGGGTGCAGGCACCACGGTTTCGATTCACATTCCGCTCGATGGCAGCCCTAAAACATGATCAGAATACTCATTGCCGACGACCACGCGATCGTCCGCGGCGGACTCAAGCAGATCATCGCGACGACGAGCGACATGATCGTTGCGGCGGAAGCGGCGCAAGGCTCGGAAGTCGTCGACAAACTGCGTAGCTGCGCCGTCGATCTTCTTCTGCTCGACATGACGATGCCGGGCATTAGCGGCGTCGATCTGATTCGCCGCGTGCGCGCCGAACAGCCCGCGTTGCCCGTGCTGGTGCTGAGCATCCACGACGAGGCGCAGGTCGCATCGCGTGCGCTGCGCGCGGGCGCGACGGGTTATCTGACGAAAGACAGCGATCCCGACGTGCTGCTCGCGGCGATCCGAAAGCTCGCGGACGGCGGGCGTTTCATCGATCCGAAGCTGGTCGATGCGATGGTCTTCGAGACGCATCGCGGCGACATGCCGCCGCATGAAGTGCTGTCCGACCGCGAATTTCAGGTGTTGCAGATGCTCGCGGCAGGCAGGAGCATCAACGAAATCGCCGACATCTGCGCGCTCAGTGCGAAGACGATCAGCACACACAAGATGCGGCTGATGCAGAAGCTCGGCCTTTCCAACAATGCCGAAGTGATCCGCTACGCGATCCGTCATGGACTGATCGTCGAGTAGATACGACGCGCGGTACATGCGTAGCGCGCCCTGAATGCGCGGAGAAAGTATTGCGTCTGCAATATGTCAGCGGGTTTATCCGAATGTCGATGCCGGCGTGGTCCGTGACACGATCTGCTCAAGCTCGGCAATGAACGGGCTACCCGCACGTTTCTGTATTTGTCACGCGTATTTATGCATCGCAGGCGTTTCATACTCGCCGCGGCGAGTGCCGCGGGCGCAGCGCTCGCTGCGCGAGCCGCACCCGGCGAACACTTCGATATCGTCTATCCGCAGATCAGGCCGGGCAGGGATGTGCACGCGGCCTTCGCGCTCGCGACGCTCGATCTCGCGATGAAGGCGGCCAACGCGTCGTACACGACGCATCAACTCGAACTCGTGATGGAGCGCGGCCGCGCGCTCGCCGAACTCGCCAACGGCACGACCATCAATCTGCACTGGACGAGCATGGAAGCGCAGGCCGAACGCGGCCTGAACGTCGTGCATATTCCGATTCATCGCGGGCTGATTGGCTACCGCGTGTTCATCATCCGCGAGGACCGGCAGCCCGATTTCGACAGGATCGAAACGCTCGACGATCTGCGCTCGATGACGGCCGTGCAGGGACTCGGCTGGATCGACACCGAGATCATGCGCAACGCGGGCCTTCCGGTGCAGACGCCTTCGACGTACGAAACGATCTTCAAGATGGTGGAGGCCAAACGCGTCGACTATTTTCCGCGGGGCGTGATCGAGGCGTATCCGGAGATCGAATCGCGCAAGGATACGGAGCCGAGCCTTGTCGTCGAAAACCGTTTGCTGCTCGCGTATCGCTCGGACTTTCTGTTCTATGTGTCGCCGAATCACGAACGCCTCGCAGCGACGATCGCGCGAGGCTTCGCGGCGGCGTGGCGCGACGGCTCGTATCTGAAGCTGTTCAACACGCATCCGTATATCCAGAATGGGCTGAAGCGCACGAATCCGGGCGGCCGGAAAATCATCCGTCTGGACAATCCGTTCATGTCCGACGAGGATCGCGCGATTCCCGATATGTACTGGCTGCATCTGTAATTGCTACGTGTGATCGGATCGAATGCGTGAATTGCGCGGGAAAGCTTGCTCTGATCGCGGCTTACGCAGCCTCAAGCCGGGCGTTCCGCATGCCGACATACTGTGTATGGATATGGATCATGTACAGACGCTGTTTCAGTCGGCGCACGAAACCGCAAAAACCATCGTGAAGGCGCGCGGGTGGCGCGACAGGACGAATCCTTCGCTATACGACCGCATTTTCTATGCGCTGCTGGCCAATCATCTGGATGAAGCCGAAGCGGAGCACGACGAGTGGGATCAGGACGACTGACGTCACCGTGTAATCCACTATGTTTTAATGCATCACAACATGATATAAAATGAAGGTGTGCCTTCGGGCGGCTGCAGCATGATCGGGACTGCGCCAAGTCCAACACCTCCGTGAACGAAAGCGCGTAGTCCCTGGGGACGCAACCGCTACGAAGGCCCTGAATTCACTACAGGGGAGCTGTCTTGCTCGTCACCTTCCAGTCACCGGCCACGCCGGACGTCATCATGCTCCGCGACCTCGCGCAATATATGCTGGGGTTGATCGGCAAGCGGCTCGACAATCAGGGCGTCATCGCGCACGACGATTTGCCCGAAGCTATCCGTCGTCTGGAAGCAGCCATCGTCGACGACAAACAGACGGCCGCTGCGCACGAAGCATCGACGGCGTCGAATACCGGACATCATCAGCATGCGGGCTTTTCACAGCGCGCATGGCCTTTCCTCGACATGCTCCGCGAAGCACGCAGGCAAAACGCGGATATTCTTTGGGGACTCTAGGTTCGCGCGTGATTTTGTGCGCGAAATCCGGCCGTTCACGGAACGGTGTCGGGCGAAACTTCGAAGAGAATGCCGCAACCTACACGGTCTAGCAGTTGAGCATGGCGCTCGCCTGTCCACCAGCGCGCGAAAGGCCCGAGATGATGATGCCCGATGACGATCAGATCAGCGCGCAATCTGTCGGCCATCGTCGCAATGCGATCTACGGGATCGCCCACGCAGAAATGTCCCGTCGCGGTGATGCCGCACGCGGATAGCCGCTCGATACCATCGTTCAATACTTCGCGTGCCGCCTGTTCGTCGATGTCGAATGCCATCGACGAGAGCACGTCGTAGCCGCTCGACCACCACGACGAATCGACCACGGAAAGCAGATGCGTTTCCGCATCGAGTTGCTGCGCAAGCGATGCGCCGCAACGCAACGCGCGACGGCCTTCTGACGTGCCGTCATAGCAGAGCAGAATGCGTTTGAAGGGAATCACGCCGGCACTCCGTTATTCGCGAGTGCTGCAAATCACGTAATGAGCGGCACGGCTTCGATCAGCGCGATGCCGAGCAATGCGCCGACTGCAGCGCCGACCAGCTTTGGATGCCATCGTTCGAGATGCACCGCCGTCAACAGACTGCCGACGAGAATCACGCCGAGCAGCGTGAATGCACCGACGAGAAAAGCGATTTCGAAATCGCTATTGATGATCATGATGTCGTCTCCCTGGTAGGACATCTGTTGCGTCCGTCGATTCGATTATATATCACAACATGACGTAAATGCGCGATACGGATCATCGTGCATCAACGTGTTGACGCAGAAAAATGCGTCGGTTGAGGAAGCGTTTTCGCTAACCCGACCGGTCGGTCGCTGTTGCATCTGTCCCAACATGTAGCAAATGCCTGCGACAACCCAGGGTAACTACTGACGTAAGACTGCGTAAAAATTGTCAAATGATGTGTTTAGAATGGCGGTTCTAAATGGTGCTTCGCACAACAACGCGTTGCTAGCGAACACCCATGCTATTCGCATCACACAGTGCGGCCCCGCTGTGCGTATGCAATAAGCTAATTAGTAAGACTAACGGAGTCGCGTCAATGAACACTCGGAATTCCGCAGGTGTCATTTCGGCGTGGGAGCCCGGCATCTCCGCTCTCTACGCGTGGGCCAATCCCGTCGTTCGGGAAGCGCAATCGGTTGCGGTACTCAATCTGCATACGATTAACCAGCTGAACGGCGAAGTGCTGAAAACCGTGAGCATGCTCAGCAATGCTCGCAATCCCGCTGACTGGCCCGCGATTCAATGGAACGCGGCCAACGGCATCGCTACGTTCTTTGCCGGATATGGCAACGAACTGAGTCGCATCGTTTCGCGGCTGAATGGAGCGCTTCAGGAAGTCGGACAAACACAAGCGAAAACGAACGACATCCATGTGCGCTCCGTCGTGGACGCATTTCAGAGCCGCACGCAAGCGGCTGCATCCGCGGTGACTTCGGCGGTTGCAACGGCGCTGTCCGCTGCGCCGTCATCCGAAGCACTCGCACGACAGCAAACCGAAGACGCGATCGCGCGCGCCGCAAGCGCCACCGATACGCGTCCCCACAAAGCGGTTGTCGATTAATCACCTTAAGCACAGGCATACGCCGGATCATCTACCGACACGCGACGTCGCAGTGAATCGCGAAACGCGCATGCCGCAGTGAGCGGCGAACACAAAGGATCAGTCGGGGAGACCAGTCAACGGCTGCATCTGCGAACCAGCCAATTGACTATCGGGAAGCTTCGCATTGAACGACTGATAGGTGTAAAGGATGACTAATCGAATTGCTGTGGTAACGGGTGGCATGGGCGGTCTAGGCGAGGCCATCAGTATCCGGTTGCACGATGCCGGCTACCGCGTGATCGTGACGTGCTCGCCCGGCAACACGTGCAGCGACGACTGGCTTGCTTCGATGGAAGCAGCGGGCCGCACGTTCCGTGCGTATCACGTCGACGTCGCCGACTACGACTCATGTCACGAATGCGTGGCGAAGATCACGGCCGAAATCGGCCCCATCGACATCCTTGTGAACAATGCGGGCATCACGCGCGACATGACGCTGCGCAAGCTCGACAAGGTGAACTGGGACGCCGTGATGCGCACGAATCTCGATTCCATCTTCAACATGACGAAGCCCGTCTGCGAAATGATGGTGGAACGCGGCTGGGGACGTGTGATCAATATTTCTTCGGTGAATGGCTCGAAGGGATCGATCGGACAGACCAACTATGCAGCGGCGAAAGCAGGCATGCACGGCTTCACGAAGTCGCTCGCGCTCGAAGTGGCGCGCAAAGGCGTGACCGTCAACACGATTTCGCCCG
This Paraburkholderia sabiae DNA region includes the following protein-coding sequences:
- a CDS encoding type 2 periplasmic-binding domain-containing protein, whose translation is MHRRRFILAAASAAGAALAARAAPGEHFDIVYPQIRPGRDVHAAFALATLDLAMKAANASYTTHQLELVMERGRALAELANGTTINLHWTSMEAQAERGLNVVHIPIHRGLIGYRVFIIREDRQPDFDRIETLDDLRSMTAVQGLGWIDTEIMRNAGLPVQTPSTYETIFKMVEAKRVDYFPRGVIEAYPEIESRKDTEPSLVVENRLLLAYRSDFLFYVSPNHERLAATIARGFAAAWRDGSYLKLFNTHPYIQNGLKRTNPGGRKIIRLDNPFMSDEDRAIPDMYWLHL
- a CDS encoding phasin family protein, yielding MNTRNSAGVISAWEPGISALYAWANPVVREAQSVAVLNLHTINQLNGEVLKTVSMLSNARNPADWPAIQWNAANGIATFFAGYGNELSRIVSRLNGALQEVGQTQAKTNDIHVRSVVDAFQSRTQAAASAVTSAVATALSAAPSSEALARQQTEDAIARAASATDTRPHKAVVD
- a CDS encoding universal stress protein — translated: MIPFKRILLCYDGTSEGRRALRCGASLAQQLDAETHLLSVVDSSWWSSGYDVLSSMAFDIDEQAAREVLNDGIERLSACGITATGHFCVGDPVDRIATMADRLRADLIVIGHHHLGPFARWWTGERHAQLLDRVGCGILFEVSPDTVP
- a CDS encoding DUF1840 domain-containing protein, whose protein sequence is MLVTFQSPATPDVIMLRDLAQYMLGLIGKRLDNQGVIAHDDLPEAIRRLEAAIVDDKQTAAAHEASTASNTGHHQHAGFSQRAWPFLDMLREARRQNADILWGL
- a CDS encoding response regulator, whose amino-acid sequence is MIRILIADDHAIVRGGLKQIIATTSDMIVAAEAAQGSEVVDKLRSCAVDLLLLDMTMPGISGVDLIRRVRAEQPALPVLVLSIHDEAQVASRALRAGATGYLTKDSDPDVLLAAIRKLADGGRFIDPKLVDAMVFETHRGDMPPHEVLSDREFQVLQMLAAGRSINEIADICALSAKTISTHKMRLMQKLGLSNNAEVIRYAIRHGLIVE
- a CDS encoding hybrid sensor histidine kinase/response regulator; translation: MALDRFDAWWSGLRYVRRSVVLRLLGTVLAFSCAITLILTAVQLFRDYERGFEQIQNRLVDIDRSYRDSLGEALWRLDQPQLKLELEGMLRLRDIRAAEVREVPPVSSSMVVSVGEREHMSGMRVAREFPIMYHVQDRVEQIGTLYVEATLANLFHDLTRTALVILVSQGANTFLVALFTFYILSRLVTRHLAAIARSVSDYDFHEPPSAFVLQRKPPREPDELDRVVSAINAMGMRLHRAYLDEREAAVEREARHMAEAANRAKGEFLANLSHELRTPLNGILGYAQILGRDDTLSLRQRDGVAVIQQSGEHLLTLIDETLDFAKVEAGKLRIEICDVPLEGLVDTIREIIGVKAEQRHLAFECSVAADAPCGVRADEHRLRQVLLNLLSNAVKFTDGGGVRLLIARGESGAVRFEVHDTGIGIPAEYHEQIFMPFEQAGGAERRAGGTGLGLAISRQFVRAMGGEVKVESEVGRGSVFWFELPPALVEPCVSHVTSAAAIITGYEGPRRKVLVIDDVQINRAVIIELLTRIGFTTTEAAGGVDGIAIAQAESPDLILTDIVMPGIDGLDVTRRLRAMPPFARTPIIAISASPFGVDGAKSLEAGANAFITKPVDFDVLLARIGELLDIEWIRAAVQRDAALDTPAACPASMPADAMSELHRLARDGNMSGIVQWAERIAASDPPHAAFAARLHQLARAYQSKAILQLVERYLEGNTAS
- a CDS encoding response regulator; translation: MSHLAASAAQTGTILIVDDTPANLGVVVDSLEARGIRVLVALDGLEALERAAFAQPDLILLDVKMPGIDGFETCRRLKRDERTREIAVIFMTSLTGNEDRVEGFAAGGVDYVTKPLRVDEMLARVGVHLELRAMHTQLVAQNRQLLAEVAVRKETEAALKQARDDLERRVALRTEELARANANLQAQIDERRRADARLQASEARFRAIVETSPVPLCITSMPDGRILYTNEPLRALFGMNAGVAANIADFYADPLERERLIDHLRTEGSLRDTEVRFQRPDGTRFWAMATARVATYDDSPAIYVGMNDITGRKQMEQELVESREQQRELSAYMEAIREEERKRIAMEIHDELGQLLTALKMDVSLLKMRLAHDAEATKKADDMRELVEGTIWMVRNVASHLRPAALNFGIVSALEWLVDEFNRRNAIPCELRIEGGEPVLSDAHATAVFRIVQASLTNVARHAKAKRVDVSLVSTADRLELRVRDDGRGFDREAARREYSYGLLGMYERARLIGATLSIDSAPGAGTTVSIHIPLDGSPKT
- the phbB gene encoding acetoacetyl-CoA reductase, with the protein product MTNRIAVVTGGMGGLGEAISIRLHDAGYRVIVTCSPGNTCSDDWLASMEAAGRTFRAYHVDVADYDSCHECVAKITAEIGPIDILVNNAGITRDMTLRKLDKVNWDAVMRTNLDSIFNMTKPVCEMMVERGWGRVINISSVNGSKGSIGQTNYAAAKAGMHGFTKSLALEVARKGVTVNTISPGYLATKMVTAIPQDILDTKILPQIPAGRLGKPEEVAALVAFLCSDDAGFITGANLAVNGGQHMN